One part of the Arachidicoccus terrestris genome encodes these proteins:
- a CDS encoding RNA polymerase sigma factor, with amino-acid sequence MIKPLQPEIIDSEINDSTVAAVPDESCVPLNSHDKDVADEAALFIEIANGNEIAFRALFERYSPLFSYIIHKITGDESLIPDYLQDTFLKIWLKRDMLATVRHPRRWAMQIVYHLCFNHLKHKQVQQKHLISSLDDQIPAIKHNVVEKEIFHRETDQVLKRIILQLPPQTQKVYRLSREEGMDIQQISERLQLSSQTVRNTLCRAVKRIRLLLKEKGILAGLLTLLVYLSTV; translated from the coding sequence ATGATTAAGCCACTCCAACCAGAAATAATAGATTCTGAAATCAATGATTCAACCGTAGCTGCTGTACCGGATGAATCGTGTGTCCCATTAAATAGCCATGACAAGGATGTGGCCGATGAAGCGGCATTATTTATAGAGATCGCCAACGGGAATGAAATTGCCTTTCGAGCGCTTTTTGAACGCTACTCGCCTTTATTTAGTTATATTATTCATAAGATTACCGGGGATGAATCTCTGATTCCCGATTACCTGCAGGATACTTTTTTAAAGATCTGGCTGAAAAGAGATATGTTAGCCACCGTTAGACATCCACGCAGATGGGCCATGCAAATCGTCTATCATTTATGTTTTAATCATCTCAAACACAAACAGGTTCAACAAAAACATTTAATATCCTCGCTTGACGATCAGATACCTGCAATAAAGCATAATGTTGTTGAAAAAGAAATTTTTCACAGGGAGACCGATCAGGTCTTAAAGCGTATTATTCTTCAGTTACCCCCTCAGACACAAAAAGTTTACCGGTTAAGCCGTGAGGAAGGAATGGATATTCAACAAATCTCGGAAAGATTGCAACTCTCTTCTCAGACCGTGCGCAACACTTTATGTCGCGCAGTGAAGAGGATCAGGCTGCTGCTTAAAGAAAAAGGAATCCTGGCTGGCCTTTTAACGCTGTTGGTGTATCTATCGACGGTGTAA
- a CDS encoding FecR domain-containing protein — translation MPVLDTKQMWDLARKALEGKATAAELDLLTDCLQGDQGEDLQMMLDDLLEINGNIQRHTGNYKEAPEKFAAVLEHVLQIDKIKNKGKNRPAKTLWYKSRYWYSAAAIVLICGLSVLIALRIQTGRETVMQKTRLPGQQRTAILPGKNKAILTLSDGRQIILDSVQSGVLADQNGVDIQKVQNGQLIYTENRPGHIINSAPITFNSIVTPRGGKYQLVLPDGTKVWLNADSRLKFPVRFSGAARVVSMEGEAYFEVAKDARHPFIVHTSRGMEVRVLGTHFNISDYKAQSKVKTTLLEGSVLVRRNKDSLLIAPGQQAIMNGTGQLSRKSHIDLDGVIAWKNGLFYFDQMHIEAIMESLSRWYDITVVYKGAHPTDLFSAVMNRSNDIREILSMLEATEKVRFNISGRTIEVLAMNGP, via the coding sequence ATGCCTGTACTGGATACGAAACAAATGTGGGATTTGGCCAGAAAGGCGCTGGAGGGAAAAGCAACGGCCGCTGAACTGGATTTATTAACGGATTGTCTGCAGGGTGACCAGGGAGAGGACCTGCAAATGATGCTGGATGATCTGCTGGAAATTAACGGCAATATACAGCGGCATACAGGTAACTACAAAGAGGCTCCCGAAAAATTCGCAGCCGTATTGGAGCATGTACTCCAGATAGATAAGATCAAGAATAAAGGCAAGAACAGGCCCGCCAAGACCCTTTGGTATAAAAGTCGTTATTGGTACAGCGCAGCCGCCATTGTTTTAATTTGTGGTCTTAGCGTCCTGATTGCCCTGCGTATTCAAACAGGAAGAGAAACAGTCATGCAGAAAACCAGGCTGCCTGGCCAACAGCGTACAGCGATTCTTCCCGGAAAAAATAAAGCGATCCTCACCTTATCGGATGGCCGGCAAATTATTTTGGACAGCGTCCAAAGCGGGGTGCTGGCTGATCAAAATGGCGTGGATATCCAAAAGGTACAAAACGGTCAGCTAATCTATACGGAGAACCGGCCAGGGCACATCATAAACTCGGCGCCGATCACATTTAATTCGATTGTTACACCCCGGGGTGGTAAATATCAGCTGGTACTGCCCGATGGGACCAAGGTCTGGCTGAATGCGGATTCCAGACTGAAGTTTCCTGTCCGCTTTTCGGGTGCAGCGCGTGTCGTCTCCATGGAAGGAGAAGCCTATTTCGAGGTCGCCAAAGACGCCCGTCACCCTTTCATTGTCCACACTTCCAGAGGCATGGAAGTGCGTGTATTGGGTACTCACTTTAATATCAGCGATTATAAAGCGCAATCTAAGGTCAAGACCACACTGCTGGAAGGGTCGGTGCTTGTCCGGCGCAATAAGGACTCTCTGTTAATTGCTCCGGGACAACAGGCCATTATGAACGGTACCGGTCAGCTGTCCAGGAAGTCACATATTGACCTGGATGGCGTCATAGCGTGGAAAAACGGCCTGTTTTATTTTGATCAGATGCATATAGAGGCAATCATGGAGTCGCTCAGCAGGTGGTATGATATCACCGTCGTATATAAGGGGGCACATCCGACTGATTTATTTTCGGCGGTCATGAACCGTAGCAATGACATTCGTGAGATCCTTTCGATGCTGGAGGCGACCGAAAAAGTCCGTTTTAATATTTCGGGCAGAACCATTGAAGTACTGGCGATGAACGGACCTTAA